Genomic segment of Hylaeus volcanicus isolate JK05 chromosome 6, UHH_iyHylVolc1.0_haploid, whole genome shotgun sequence:
CTCCTGGGCGATTCATTGACCTTGGCACAGATAGGTTCTGCCAGGGAAAGTAACTAGACGGAGCAGGTAGCCACAAGCACGGCAGCGGAAATTCTGGCTGAGCAGAGAGAGCCCCTAATCAAAATCTTATATGCTACGGACGACGGTCAGGTAAAAGAAATCGTTCGTCGGAGACCACCGCCGAATCGGTTCGAGATGAGCGAGCAGGATGTGGATGACGTTGCTTTTTTGACAGGTGAGATAATTTGGAAGGGGCAGGTTAAATTATTCGAGGTCTCCCGCTGCCGACTCTGACCTATTTAACGTTAGCCCCTAGTGCTTCACTCGAGCTTGGATTTTCCCTTCTTGACATCATTTCCCCGCTCTTCTCCCTACTTgacatcattttttttgttgtttttctcTGCACCTGACTTTGCTTTCCATGGAACATTTCTCTTCTCGACTTCGATGCCCTGACGTTTGCTCTCCTTGACTTCATTTTCCTGCTGCCCCTTTCTTATTCACCTCATTGTCCTGTTCTCCTCTTCTTGACCGAATTTTTCTCCGGTGTCTTTTCGCGTGGcccatttttttcttttcttccgtGTGTCTTTTGGGTTACTTCTTGCGTTTCCTTCTCTTTTTCCCCTGCACATGATTCTCTAATTTTCTTGTGGAATCGTTCGACCAGATGGCCCACTTACAACCCTCCGGGCTGCGAATAGACTATACGAGAAGCACGTGGGTACGATCAATAAGAGAGACGCTTTTGATCTTTCAAATTAAAGCAGGCTAACCCGCTTATTTCCCCACCTATATACATGTGTCTTGTGTTATTGTTCCTGGGTCAAACTATCGAGGCTTTATTAATAGCAATTGGAGTGTGTCGCATCTTGTTTACATTATACAATGATAACACAATGAACTTGTGTGTAATATTTTGTGTTGACATATTGGATGTCACGAAATAAAGTATTACAAGCTGACTGAGTAGAAAATAGCGAAGaaatttacttcatttttcgtttacgTTATCGTTATACAGTAATAACACGATCaacttttgtataatattttatattgacaTATAGGAGCAACACATCTAGTGACACGacctttaaataattttagaactCAGAAgtgttgtttttttatctGACCAAAACatctatataaaataaattaattttaaatactgaCTATAAAATCAGAGTATAAAGAATAccatatatattaaaattatataggtCACATTGTACATGACTGTTTAACTTAATTGAGAACAACTtagaagtaaaataatatatattaataaaaaaagaaattcgtacAAAATTCAGAATGTACATATATCCGTTCATGTAATACAAATATGTGTACACCTGATATACACTGATCATTCTCCAGGAGACCCTTTGTTCCAGGAGATAGCAACACAGGATTGCACAAACGTAGTATTTATGAGCACAATGGAGTTGTGTGTTCTCAGAAAAGGGCTCTCTGCATCGTCACCGTTGTATTTGCGATCTTATTCGCTGTATCGCTCATCATTGCCTTCGCGGGACCACAGAATGGTACTTTTGAATCATTTACTTTAACTCTACATTAACCTGTTATTTTGTTGTTCTATGTCGACCGAAGAtcgacaaatattataaattctggacaacaaagggttaagaataACATTGctatttacatacatttcttgaatctataattttcattattattcgtTTTTTACAGAAATCATACTTGCGTTTCAATGTTTTTGCGTTTAATTTTTGCAGACTGCCCCTGTGCTGGAGAGAAGCCAGCCAACCTGGAAATCGAGGACGATGAGAAAAGCAGTGTGCCTCTTGCGACTAATGGAGAGGTACGTTCAtttatgtttgttttgttGGATATGCTGTGTGTTCCGTATAAAGAGTGACAAGCTGTTTTCTCGGAAATTAATGAAGATATCAACGTCATTTTTGCTACAGTTAAATAGCAAAGGGGGCTAATCACAGAGATTGTGAaagataacaaataataagaGATTCTCtatgctttttatttaaacagtgTAACATTTATACTAATCTGGAGGATGAAATTTCAGGTGTTCCCCTGGAATAATGTCAGACTACCTAAGTTTGCGCATCCAACCAGGTACATCATCAACATCCATCCAAATCTTACCACCTTAGAAGTAAAAGGTAATAGATttttgctttattaataactttgTTAAGTGGTAACTTTgcttaacaaaaaaaaaaaagaaaaaaaaaagaaaaaaaaagaaattccattgagagaaataaacattattttcaaattggaaaataaacattttttaaggagaaattatttttgtcttatGTATCATTGTCAACCTGTAAGTAGTATCAAAATGTAGATgcaatggaaataattttgaattgttATTTTCCAGGTCAGGTCACAATCGAGTTCTATGTCGATAAAGAGACCAATTATATAGTCTTCCATAGCAAAAATTTGacaataaatgaaaaagtaagtGTTTCCgaaaatgatttgaaaaaatttaaataacgttaGAAGTTGTTCGATTGAATCGATGCGCGAATGGGGTTACTTACGACGCCATATTGAAAAGAACTATTTAGGTTATACCGTAAATTGGGACATAGCTGTACATACATTCATATACTTATTACGCTTTGTACGCGTTTACAAcgtataaaatttacaatgaacaatttgaaatttgcttTCCAGATGGTTCAAGACCGCAAAGGCCatagattaaaaattgcaaagctCCTAGAATACCCGAAACACCAGCAACTATACTTAGAACTGGAGGAaagtaaatttcgaaaaaaggGATACTACTCGGTACACCTAAGGTTCATCTCGAATCTCACGAGTGAGCTCGAAGGATTCTACCTTAGCAGCTACGTTACCCGAGAAGGAGAAAAGAGGTCACTCTGAAACtgtaataattttctgtttgcaAAATAACACAAGGCGTAGCTTCGTTTTGAAAAAGCTTCTGACCGAACATGTTTCAACTTTAGGTACTTGGCTACTACTCACTTTGAACCGACATACGCACGTTCAGCGTTTCCATGCTTTGATGAACCACAATTCAAAGCtaaatttaaactttcgaTATTCAGGGATAGGTTTCATATTGCGTTATGTAATATGCCTGTCATGAATACCGAAGACGCGGGATTTTACATGGGAACGGGACTTGTGAGTACGAAACATGTATATGcgctacaattttattaaggGATTAAGTTTGCGCTAGGTTGTGTTCTCTTGACTAGaccgaagaaaattttcaaatattttttacacgagaaatatatttccagTTAAAATTACCACTGGTCATTTAACTAGATATATGACTAGAATGTCATTTTTGGCGGGAACTTTGAGCAATACGTTGCTGTAGTCAGAacttgataataataatttcaaagttttgtTAATTGTGTGTAAAGATTGAAACGAGCAATCACGCGTACAATGCGCTAATTATTGCGCGTTGTTATTTTTACCTcgacaaataaattaacgacCAACTAATTCATgccaaatgaaatattctcaGCTTCGCGACGACTTCCAAGAGTCTGTTGAAATGTCAACGTACTTGGTGGCTTTTGTGGTGTGCGATTTCAAGCGGGTGTTCGTATCGACAAAGAGGAACATCACTGTAAGCGTTTACGCTGCGGAGGCTATGCTTTCACAGGCCGGATATGCTGTAAACACTGCTGCTCGTACAATGGATTACTTTGAAGCTTTTTTCGGAGTCCATTATCCATTGCCCAAGCAAGGTACCCAATAAAATTCagttctaaattaaattaatggtataatttaaaacatttattataccAATAAATCGTTGATTTCATTGTCTTTCGCCAGACTTAATAGCTATTCCTGATTTTGCTGCTGGGGCAATGGAAAATTGGGGCCTAATCACCTATCGAGAAACGTCTATACTCTATGATCCGAAAGAGACGTCAACGAAAGCCCACGAATGGGTGGCGGTGGTTGTGGCCCACGAAATAGCCCATCAATGGTTCGGCAACCTGGTCACTATGAAATGGTGGAATGATCTCTGGTTAAACGAAGGAGCAGCCAGTTTCTTCGAATACAAAGGAGTAAATCACATCTCACCTGAATGGGGCATGATGGATCAGTTTATTTTAGACAAGACTCAACCAGCTTTACATCTCGATGCCTTAACCACCAGCCACCCCATAAGTGTATCCGTGAAAGATCCTAACGAAATAGAAGCCATTTTCGACGAAATCAGTTACAGTAAAGGAGCTTCCATTCTCAACATGCTCGAAGGTTTTCTCTGTGAAGACGTTCTCAAAAGTGGATTGAACGACTACTTGAACATCCACGCGTATAGGAACGCCGACACGAACGACCTTTGGGCAGTTTTCACCAAGCATGCAAACCACACTTTTGACGTGAAAGTACGTATCAACGTAGACAACGCGTCTATATACCTataaaaaattgcttttcaaCTAACCTCTTCCTACACaattattatgattttttctATACAAGGACTTTAACTTGTCCTTGTCGCAtccatgtaaaaaaaaaaaaaaaaaaagaagaagaaattgtaCCACGCAATGTTACCCTTGAAAATATACTATTCCTATTGAAAACTTTTCTCTAGCcctaagaaattgaaatagtattattatttaacgagtttATCGCGGTAGTAAGTCCCAGTGTTTAACGAAAATATGTGTCGGCAGGCTATCATGGATACGTGGACCCAGCAGATGGGTTTTCCACTAATCACGATTACACGTGATGGAAACACAATCACGGCAACCCAGAAAAGATTCTTAATCTCGCcgaaagaaaatgatacaGAATCGTTACAACCAAAATCGCCCTTTGACTACAAGTGGTACGTCCCGTTGACCTACTACACAGACAGAGAACCGCGCAAGCTTCACAACGTGTGGATGAATTTAACCGATGGTAACATATAGGACAATTGTAACGAAATCTTTTTGCAGTGCTTTCTGCAGTGCTCTAATGATTAAACAAACGTTCGCTATCTCTGTAATTATTGGTCAATAATTTCCTTCTCTTTATCAATGTTTACTAAGGCTTAGTTATCATTTACTTCAGACTAATAGAAAAATACGTTAGACGTCCAAGTAATTAAAGTCGATgttcatattaaatttgatcgaAGAATAATTCACTAATAATTTGGAACAAGTTCcacaaataattgatttatataGACGAATGATATTATTGGctgataatatattaattctgttACGCTTTATATGATAAGAGTATCACGTATTTTTAGTAACATTCGAGATACCTAACGACGTCGAATACATAAAATGCAACGTGAATCAAAATGGATTTTACCGTGTAACTTATCCTGTGGAAATGTGGTTGGCGATCCTTGAAACTTTGAAGAACGATCACACGAAATTCAGTCCGGCGGACCGTGCTAATCTTATCGACGATGTGTTTACACTTTGCGAGGCAGGTGAGCTAAACGCCACCATACCTCTCGAGTTGTCACTTTATCTTCTAAAGGAAACGGATTACATACCATGGGCAACGGCTCTCGGATACTTACACTCCTGGAAAGGAAGATTAAGCGGAAGTCCCGGATACAAGAGATACGTTAcattcttcaaaaaattgttgacgCCGGTTGTAAGCTCCGTCAGTTGGGGAGACGAAGGAtctcatttaaaaaagtggGTGTCTATTTAAAACAAGGGGAAAATATTgtcatttttcgtttgttattatattttcgtttatagACTTCTGAGAATTGCCGTGCTTCAATCAGCGGTGTCTGTAAACCTGCCCGAGGTTGTGAATCAAGCGAAATACCGTTTTCAGAATTGGATGTCAAGAGGCGATACAATCGCTCCTTACATACGGGACGTCGTATACGTTGCAGGTAACGATATGTAACGATATGTAtcgttcctttcttcctttccttAAAGTGAAGTAAAGTATCAGATACGTCTGTACACAGGAATCAAAGTTGGTGGTGAGAAAGAATGGGACTATTGTTGGGAGTATTATCAAAAAACTCAAGTACCTAGTGAAAAAAGGATAATGTTGCAAGCGCTTGGAGCGACGACGGATAGTTGGTTGCTACAGCGTTACCTTCTACATTCGTTAAACCGAGATATTGTGAGATCGCAAGACGTCGAAACTGTTATAGCCTCCGTTGCTAGCAACGTCGACGGTCAGTTTCTCGCTTGGCGCCATCTGAAAGCGTATTGGCCGGAAATACATGCTCTATTCGGAAACGGATCCCTTACAATGGGTGGACTAATATCTGTCGTCATTTCTGATTTCTTCACAGAGTACGATTACCACGAAGTAAGTTGAAAGTAGTTGTTTAACTTTTATCCTCAGATTAATCGATGCCGTTACTTAATTGACAAAAGTGCAGAGAAAATCAAGCGACGCGATACTATTTTTCgcgttatttcaaaaatatgttGGCAACGTTTTCGGTCTAATAATATGTTTGATGTGGTACCTTAGGTGTCGGAGTTCTTTAAGAAAGTAGATGTCGGAAGTGGAAAACGAGCATTAGAACAAAGCCTAGAAACAATCAAGTTTAATATACATTGGGTGAAAGAGAACGCTGAAGTCGTTGACCGATGGTTAATAAACTATTTCGGGTACACGAGTTAACCCCTTGCTCGCCGGGAATGGGACAAAAATGACGCGAAATTATCATTCAGTCATTCCGTGACAATGTTTACTTTTCTAATGGTTTTTATCGAGGTATGATACCCGCAACGGTCACGTGATGCATCCCACGAAAAAGTAAGATTTTCGTTACTACACACGAGGtaattgaatcatttatttaccaCTCAGATATAATTCGCAGATCAAAAACGACCCATTTCCGCCACGCGCGTCGAaagattattttcatcgtGGAAAAAAACGTATTAATCTCGCgaaaaattgtcaaaaaaGTTGCCAGCTGGAAAGAATCTTTCGACGCATCAAAACAGAGTCGAATTGTTTGTATGTAACACATTATATACCG
This window contains:
- the LOC128878618 gene encoding endoplasmic reticulum aminopeptidase 1-like isoform X4, coding for MSEQDVDDVAFLTGDSNTGLHKRSIYEHNGVVCSQKRALCIVTVVFAILFAVSLIIAFAGPQNDCPCAGEKPANLEIEDDEKSSVPLATNGEVFPWNNVRLPKFAHPTRYIINIHPNLTTLEVKGQVTIEFYVDKETNYIVFHSKNLTINEKMVQDRKGHRLKIAKLLEYPKHQQLYLELEESKFRKKGYYSVHLRFISNLTSELEGFYLSSYVTREGEKRYLATTHFEPTYARSAFPCFDEPQFKAKFKLSIFRDRFHIALCNMPVMNTEDAGFYMGTGLLRDDFQESVEMSTYLVAFVVCDFKRVFVSTKRNITVSVYAAEAMLSQAGYAVNTAARTMDYFEAFFGVHYPLPKQDLIAIPDFAAGAMENWGLITYRETSILYDPKETSTKAHEWVAVVVAHEIAHQWFGNLVTMKWWNDLWLNEGAASFFEYKGVNHISPEWGMMDQFILDKTQPALHLDALTTSHPISVSVKDPNEIEAIFDEISYSKGASILNMLEGFLCEDVLKSGLNDYLNIHAYRNADTNDLWAVFTKHANHTFDVKAIMDTWTQQMGFPLITITRDGNTITATQKRFLISPKENDTESLQPKSPFDYKWYVPLTYYTDREPRKLHNVWMNLTDVTFEIPNDVEYIKCNVNQNGFYRVTYPVEMWLAILETLKNDHTKFSPADRANLIDDVFTLCEAGELNATIPLELSLYLLKETDYIPWATALGYLHSWKGRLSGSPGYKRYVTFFKKLLTPVVSSVSWGDEGSHLKKLLRIAVLQSAVSVNLPEVVNQAKYRFQNWMSRGDTIAPYIRDVVYVAGIKVGGEKEWDYCWEYYQKTQVPSEKRIMLQALGATTDSWLLQRYLLHSLNRDIVRSQDVETVIASVASNVDGQFLAWRHLKAYWPEIHALFGNGSLTMGGLISVVISDFFTEYDYHEVSEFFKKVDVGSGKRALEQSLETIKFNIHWVKENAEVVDRWLINYFGYTS
- the LOC128878618 gene encoding endoplasmic reticulum aminopeptidase 1-like isoform X3, with translation MPGGPCMKESSEAIRMEPLGRTWSSRSPGQNETANTTEVLANLGDSNTGLHKRSIYEHNGVVCSQKRALCIVTVVFAILFAVSLIIAFAGPQNDCPCAGEKPANLEIEDDEKSSVPLATNGEVFPWNNVRLPKFAHPTRYIINIHPNLTTLEVKGQVTIEFYVDKETNYIVFHSKNLTINEKMVQDRKGHRLKIAKLLEYPKHQQLYLELEESKFRKKGYYSVHLRFISNLTSELEGFYLSSYVTREGEKRYLATTHFEPTYARSAFPCFDEPQFKAKFKLSIFRDRFHIALCNMPVMNTEDAGFYMGTGLLRDDFQESVEMSTYLVAFVVCDFKRVFVSTKRNITVSVYAAEAMLSQAGYAVNTAARTMDYFEAFFGVHYPLPKQDLIAIPDFAAGAMENWGLITYRETSILYDPKETSTKAHEWVAVVVAHEIAHQWFGNLVTMKWWNDLWLNEGAASFFEYKGVNHISPEWGMMDQFILDKTQPALHLDALTTSHPISVSVKDPNEIEAIFDEISYSKGASILNMLEGFLCEDVLKSGLNDYLNIHAYRNADTNDLWAVFTKHANHTFDVKAIMDTWTQQMGFPLITITRDGNTITATQKRFLISPKENDTESLQPKSPFDYKWYVPLTYYTDREPRKLHNVWMNLTDVTFEIPNDVEYIKCNVNQNGFYRVTYPVEMWLAILETLKNDHTKFSPADRANLIDDVFTLCEAGELNATIPLELSLYLLKETDYIPWATALGYLHSWKGRLSGSPGYKRYVTFFKKLLTPVVSSVSWGDEGSHLKKLLRIAVLQSAVSVNLPEVVNQAKYRFQNWMSRGDTIAPYIRDVVYVAVGGEKEWDYCWEYYQKTQVPSEKRIMLQALGATTDSWLLQRYLLHSLNRDIVRSQDVETVIASVASNVDGQFLAWRHLKAYWPEIHALFGNGSLTMGGLISVVISDFFTEYDYHEVSEFFKKVDVGSGKRALEQSLETIKFNIHWVKENAEVVDRWLINYFGYTS
- the LOC128878618 gene encoding endoplasmic reticulum aminopeptidase 1-like isoform X5, translated to MSEQDVDDVAFLTDSNTGLHKRSIYEHNGVVCSQKRALCIVTVVFAILFAVSLIIAFAGPQNDCPCAGEKPANLEIEDDEKSSVPLATNGEVFPWNNVRLPKFAHPTRYIINIHPNLTTLEVKGQVTIEFYVDKETNYIVFHSKNLTINEKMVQDRKGHRLKIAKLLEYPKHQQLYLELEESKFRKKGYYSVHLRFISNLTSELEGFYLSSYVTREGEKRYLATTHFEPTYARSAFPCFDEPQFKAKFKLSIFRDRFHIALCNMPVMNTEDAGFYMGTGLLRDDFQESVEMSTYLVAFVVCDFKRVFVSTKRNITVSVYAAEAMLSQAGYAVNTAARTMDYFEAFFGVHYPLPKQDLIAIPDFAAGAMENWGLITYRETSILYDPKETSTKAHEWVAVVVAHEIAHQWFGNLVTMKWWNDLWLNEGAASFFEYKGVNHISPEWGMMDQFILDKTQPALHLDALTTSHPISVSVKDPNEIEAIFDEISYSKGASILNMLEGFLCEDVLKSGLNDYLNIHAYRNADTNDLWAVFTKHANHTFDVKAIMDTWTQQMGFPLITITRDGNTITATQKRFLISPKENDTESLQPKSPFDYKWYVPLTYYTDREPRKLHNVWMNLTDVTFEIPNDVEYIKCNVNQNGFYRVTYPVEMWLAILETLKNDHTKFSPADRANLIDDVFTLCEAGELNATIPLELSLYLLKETDYIPWATALGYLHSWKGRLSGSPGYKRYVTFFKKLLTPVVSSVSWGDEGSHLKKLLRIAVLQSAVSVNLPEVVNQAKYRFQNWMSRGDTIAPYIRDVVYVAGIKVGGEKEWDYCWEYYQKTQVPSEKRIMLQALGATTDSWLLQRYLLHSLNRDIVRSQDVETVIASVASNVDGQFLAWRHLKAYWPEIHALFGNGSLTMGGLISVVISDFFTEYDYHEVSEFFKKVDVGSGKRALEQSLETIKFNIHWVKENAEVVDRWLINYFGYTS
- the LOC128878618 gene encoding endoplasmic reticulum aminopeptidase 1-like isoform X1, which translates into the protein MPGGPCMKESSEAIRMEPLGRTWSSRSPGQNETANTTEVLANLGDSNTGLHKRSIYEHNGVVCSQKRALCIVTVVFAILFAVSLIIAFAGPQNDCPCAGEKPANLEIEDDEKSSVPLATNGEVFPWNNVRLPKFAHPTRYIINIHPNLTTLEVKGQVTIEFYVDKETNYIVFHSKNLTINEKMVQDRKGHRLKIAKLLEYPKHQQLYLELEESKFRKKGYYSVHLRFISNLTSELEGFYLSSYVTREGEKRYLATTHFEPTYARSAFPCFDEPQFKAKFKLSIFRDRFHIALCNMPVMNTEDAGFYMGTGLLRDDFQESVEMSTYLVAFVVCDFKRVFVSTKRNITVSVYAAEAMLSQAGYAVNTAARTMDYFEAFFGVHYPLPKQDLIAIPDFAAGAMENWGLITYRETSILYDPKETSTKAHEWVAVVVAHEIAHQWFGNLVTMKWWNDLWLNEGAASFFEYKGVNHISPEWGMMDQFILDKTQPALHLDALTTSHPISVSVKDPNEIEAIFDEISYSKGASILNMLEGFLCEDVLKSGLNDYLNIHAYRNADTNDLWAVFTKHANHTFDVKAIMDTWTQQMGFPLITITRDGNTITATQKRFLISPKENDTESLQPKSPFDYKWYVPLTYYTDREPRKLHNVWMNLTDVTFEIPNDVEYIKCNVNQNGFYRVTYPVEMWLAILETLKNDHTKFSPADRANLIDDVFTLCEAGELNATIPLELSLYLLKETDYIPWATALGYLHSWKGRLSGSPGYKRYVTFFKKLLTPVVSSVSWGDEGSHLKKLLRIAVLQSAVSVNLPEVVNQAKYRFQNWMSRGDTIAPYIRDVVYVAGIKVGGEKEWDYCWEYYQKTQVPSEKRIMLQALGATTDSWLLQRYLLHSLNRDIVRSQDVETVIASVASNVDGQFLAWRHLKAYWPEIHALFGNGSLTMGGLISVVISDFFTEYDYHEVSEFFKKVDVGSGKRALEQSLETIKFNIHWVKENAEVVDRWLINYFGYTS
- the LOC128878618 gene encoding endoplasmic reticulum aminopeptidase 1-like isoform X2, producing MPGGPCMKESSEAIRMEPLGRTWSSRSPGQNETANTTEVLANLDSNTGLHKRSIYEHNGVVCSQKRALCIVTVVFAILFAVSLIIAFAGPQNDCPCAGEKPANLEIEDDEKSSVPLATNGEVFPWNNVRLPKFAHPTRYIINIHPNLTTLEVKGQVTIEFYVDKETNYIVFHSKNLTINEKMVQDRKGHRLKIAKLLEYPKHQQLYLELEESKFRKKGYYSVHLRFISNLTSELEGFYLSSYVTREGEKRYLATTHFEPTYARSAFPCFDEPQFKAKFKLSIFRDRFHIALCNMPVMNTEDAGFYMGTGLLRDDFQESVEMSTYLVAFVVCDFKRVFVSTKRNITVSVYAAEAMLSQAGYAVNTAARTMDYFEAFFGVHYPLPKQDLIAIPDFAAGAMENWGLITYRETSILYDPKETSTKAHEWVAVVVAHEIAHQWFGNLVTMKWWNDLWLNEGAASFFEYKGVNHISPEWGMMDQFILDKTQPALHLDALTTSHPISVSVKDPNEIEAIFDEISYSKGASILNMLEGFLCEDVLKSGLNDYLNIHAYRNADTNDLWAVFTKHANHTFDVKAIMDTWTQQMGFPLITITRDGNTITATQKRFLISPKENDTESLQPKSPFDYKWYVPLTYYTDREPRKLHNVWMNLTDVTFEIPNDVEYIKCNVNQNGFYRVTYPVEMWLAILETLKNDHTKFSPADRANLIDDVFTLCEAGELNATIPLELSLYLLKETDYIPWATALGYLHSWKGRLSGSPGYKRYVTFFKKLLTPVVSSVSWGDEGSHLKKLLRIAVLQSAVSVNLPEVVNQAKYRFQNWMSRGDTIAPYIRDVVYVAGIKVGGEKEWDYCWEYYQKTQVPSEKRIMLQALGATTDSWLLQRYLLHSLNRDIVRSQDVETVIASVASNVDGQFLAWRHLKAYWPEIHALFGNGSLTMGGLISVVISDFFTEYDYHEVSEFFKKVDVGSGKRALEQSLETIKFNIHWVKENAEVVDRWLINYFGYTS